One segment of Chelmon rostratus isolate fCheRos1 chromosome 17, fCheRos1.pri, whole genome shotgun sequence DNA contains the following:
- the ap5z1 gene encoding AP-5 complex subunit zeta-1 isoform X2, whose protein sequence is MYSHGSDSLIKQAREIQESELQKFYSRLVKLLQGKELGHETVDSLQRLHLILSATKYTRTLPPELQKRVVSLLSSPAEQFQVLSSAVLRETLPLSGQEVNYNQENISQLNSHAAALLLSQAGSRDDLSSLCAQLLRSLESRQSEGPAHSLTYTLPILNTILTHNPECLTEDHVTLLSKKLVDWLRYASITQGGGVSSGGFFAGPRSRQPAPIAELDGTVSGDFFTVLCVGQGFTDDQWMNVYSFSMLRHWLLTYHSVSNGSTTADADDRSEVDGSVVSMVSATSSSSRLLPPKERLREKAFQYCQRLIEQSDRKASKRTDTDLQKACLVEAVCILDCVCVEDASLVYRAFPCIKALFGRLSSDLSFARVLLPIAQFYLNHGEMAAVDCESVWKLVFGRFPAELFNDHFLAHELLRFLRLNLENLQLRVPQYTHCFPNLLKLLAWDSPAVVDDFVDLLPSLVTAGTAVELLHTLLDLPCLSATLVLQLRSTCLPISEPGGRGLLSLDAFRSPSFRGLFLFLLRGEAGAGDTMDRLSTLHELLAEAADWPRVVQCAQTVPVLLHIFFNTVITVSDEKLLAHLILVMLERSSLLLNIPKYIKEIHRVFSCHLLKLCKLQPSLVVDQSHELLEFAGATANVYSKEEIYTHVVWVLGEYLSVSCDSRCSVRLITSCFEALEAVLFEITSSAPSPGTACPAPRVIATLMSALAKLASRSHDLIPRVSLFLSKLRTVARGGSVAWCSDEEDLVAIVTRGEELWSLLKAPGVAQSVLTPPPHVMTPQWHRDTNLAMPLQLRALTNLTLSQ, encoded by the exons ATGTACTCTCACGGTTCCGATAGTTTAATTAAGCAAGCAAG GGAGATCCAGGAGTCTGAGTTGCAGAAGTTTTACAGCAGACTGGTCAAGCTGCTCCAGGGGAAGGAGCTCGGTCATGAGACTGTCGACTCCCTGCAGAGGCTGCACCTCATCCTCTCTGCCACCAAGTACACCAGGAC GTTGCCTCCAGAGCTTCAGAAGAGGGTTGTATCGCTCCTGTCCTCACCTGCAGAGCAGTTTCAGGTACTGAGCTCGGCTGTGCTCAGGGAGACACTGCCCCTCTCTGGTCAGGAAGTGAATTACAACCAGGAGAACATCAGTCAACTGAACAGCCAtgctgctgccctgctgctcTCACAG GCTGGATCAAGGGATGACCTGTCGTCTCTCTGCGCTCAGCTCCTTCGCAGTCTGGAAAGCCGACAATCAGAAGGGCCGGCCCACTCGCTCACATACACTTTGCCCATCCTCAACACCATCCTCACACACAACCCAGAGTGCCTCACTGAAG ATCATGTGACCCTTCTGAGTAAGAAGCTTGTCGATTGGCTGCGATATGCTAGCATCACTCAAGGAGGTGGTGTTTCCTCAGGAGGATTCTTCGCAGGACCCAGGTCACGTCAG CCAGCGCCCATAGCAGAGCTGGATGGCACGGTGTCAGGGGATTTcttcactgtgctgtgtgtgggcCAGGGCTTCACTGACGACCAGTGGATGAACGTCTATTCCTTTTCCATGCTTCGCCACTGGCTTCTCACCTACCACTCTGTATCCAACGGCAGCACCACAGCTGACGCTG ATGACCGCTCGGAGGTGGACGGGTCAGTGGTTTCTATGGTTTCCgcaacctcctcctccagccgATTGCTGCCTCCAAAGGAGCGTCTGAGAGAGAAGGCGTTCCAGTACTGCCAACGCCTCATCGAGCAGAGCGATcgca AGGCAAGCAAACGGACAGATACAGACCTGCAGAAAGCG tGTCTGGTGGAGGCGGTGTGTATCCtggactgcgtgtgtgtggaggacgCCTCGCTGGTATACCGAGCGTTCCCGTGCATCAAGGCGCTCTTTGGTCGGCTCAGCTCAGACCTGTCTTTTGCCAGAGTGCTGCTGCCCATTGCACAGTTCTACCTCAACCATG GCGAGATGGCTGCAGTGGATTGTGAGAGTGTGTGGAAGCTGGTGTTTGGTCGATTCCCTGCGGAGTTGTTCAACGACCACTTCCTGGCACATGAGCTTCTACGCTTCCTCCGCCTGAACCTCGAGAACCTGCAGCTCCGGGTCCCACAGTACACCCACTGCTTTCCAAACCTGCTAAAG TTGTTGGCTTGGGACAGCCCTGCGGTGGTGGATGACTTTGTGGATCTGCTGCCCTCGCTGGTGACAGCTGGAACTGCAGTGGAGCTTCTCCACACTCTGCTGGACCTGCCCTGTCTCTCTGCCACGCTCGTCTTGCAACTCAG gtCAACTTGCTTGCCCATCTCTGAGCCAGGTGGGCGTGGCCTCCTGTCTCTTGATGCATTTCGTAGCCCCTCTTTCCGAGggcttttcctcttcctgcttcgAGGGGAAGCCGGCGCAG GTGACACAATGGACCGACTGAGCACGCTCCACGAGCTGCTTGCAGAGGCTGCTGATTGGCCGAGAGTTGTTCAGTGTGCCCAGACTGTCCCCGtgcttttgcacatttttttcaacacaGTCATCACG GTCTCTGATGAGAAGCTTTTAGCCCACTTGATTCTGGTGATGCTGGAGAGAAGCAGCCTCCTCCTCAACATCCCTAAATACATCAAAGAGATACACAG GGTGTTCAGCTGCCACCTGCTAAAGTTGTGCAAGCTCCAGCCCTCTCTGGTGGTGGACCAGTCTCACGAGCTGCTAGAGTTCGCCGGAGCCACGGCCAACGTCTACAGCAAAGAGGAAATCTACACGCATGTG GTGTGGGTGCTGGGAGAGTACCtgtctgtgtcatgtgactCCCGCTGCTCTGTGAgactcatcacttcctgttttgaggCTTTGGAGGCGGTGCTGTTTGAGATCACTTCATCTGCCCCGTCACCTGGAACGGCGTGCCCTGCCCCCAGAGTCATCGCCACACTAATGAGCGCTCTGGCTAAGCTGGCATCACGATCACATGACCTCATACCcag gGTGTCTCTGTTCCTCTCCAAGCTAAGAACGGTAGCCAGAGGAGGGTCAGTTGCCTGGTGCTCCGATGAAGAGGACCTTGTTGCCATAGTAACACGAGGTGAGGAGCTGTGGTCGCTACTAAAGGCCCCCGGTGTGGCCCAGAGCGTCCTGACCCCACCTCCACATGTCATGACACCCCAGTGGCACCGCGACACCAACCTGGCCATGCCACTGCAACTGCGGGCCCTCACCAACCTCACACTCTCACAAtga
- the ap5z1 gene encoding AP-5 complex subunit zeta-1 isoform X1, protein MYSHGSDSLIKQAREIQESELQKFYSRLVKLLQGKELGHETVDSLQRLHLILSATKYTRTLPPELQKRVVSLLSSPAEQFQVLSSAVLRETLPLSGQEVNYNQENISQLNSHAAALLLSQAGSRDDLSSLCAQLLRSLESRQSEGPAHSLTYTLPILNTILTHNPECLTEDHVTLLSKKLVDWLRYASITQGGGVSSGGFFAGPRSRQPAPIAELDGTVSGDFFTVLCVGQGFTDDQWMNVYSFSMLRHWLLTYHSVSNGSTTADAANRLQLSLSHSFSNDDRSEVDGSVVSMVSATSSSSRLLPPKERLREKAFQYCQRLIEQSDRKASKRTDTDLQKACLVEAVCILDCVCVEDASLVYRAFPCIKALFGRLSSDLSFARVLLPIAQFYLNHGEMAAVDCESVWKLVFGRFPAELFNDHFLAHELLRFLRLNLENLQLRVPQYTHCFPNLLKLLAWDSPAVVDDFVDLLPSLVTAGTAVELLHTLLDLPCLSATLVLQLRSTCLPISEPGGRGLLSLDAFRSPSFRGLFLFLLRGEAGAGDTMDRLSTLHELLAEAADWPRVVQCAQTVPVLLHIFFNTVITVSDEKLLAHLILVMLERSSLLLNIPKYIKEIHRVFSCHLLKLCKLQPSLVVDQSHELLEFAGATANVYSKEEIYTHVVWVLGEYLSVSCDSRCSVRLITSCFEALEAVLFEITSSAPSPGTACPAPRVIATLMSALAKLASRSHDLIPRVSLFLSKLRTVARGGSVAWCSDEEDLVAIVTRGEELWSLLKAPGVAQSVLTPPPHVMTPQWHRDTNLAMPLQLRALTNLTLSQ, encoded by the exons ATGTACTCTCACGGTTCCGATAGTTTAATTAAGCAAGCAAG GGAGATCCAGGAGTCTGAGTTGCAGAAGTTTTACAGCAGACTGGTCAAGCTGCTCCAGGGGAAGGAGCTCGGTCATGAGACTGTCGACTCCCTGCAGAGGCTGCACCTCATCCTCTCTGCCACCAAGTACACCAGGAC GTTGCCTCCAGAGCTTCAGAAGAGGGTTGTATCGCTCCTGTCCTCACCTGCAGAGCAGTTTCAGGTACTGAGCTCGGCTGTGCTCAGGGAGACACTGCCCCTCTCTGGTCAGGAAGTGAATTACAACCAGGAGAACATCAGTCAACTGAACAGCCAtgctgctgccctgctgctcTCACAG GCTGGATCAAGGGATGACCTGTCGTCTCTCTGCGCTCAGCTCCTTCGCAGTCTGGAAAGCCGACAATCAGAAGGGCCGGCCCACTCGCTCACATACACTTTGCCCATCCTCAACACCATCCTCACACACAACCCAGAGTGCCTCACTGAAG ATCATGTGACCCTTCTGAGTAAGAAGCTTGTCGATTGGCTGCGATATGCTAGCATCACTCAAGGAGGTGGTGTTTCCTCAGGAGGATTCTTCGCAGGACCCAGGTCACGTCAG CCAGCGCCCATAGCAGAGCTGGATGGCACGGTGTCAGGGGATTTcttcactgtgctgtgtgtgggcCAGGGCTTCACTGACGACCAGTGGATGAACGTCTATTCCTTTTCCATGCTTCGCCACTGGCTTCTCACCTACCACTCTGTATCCAACGGCAGCACCACAGCTGACGCTG CAAACAGGTTACAGCTCAGCCTCTCTCACTCCTTTTCTAATG ATGACCGCTCGGAGGTGGACGGGTCAGTGGTTTCTATGGTTTCCgcaacctcctcctccagccgATTGCTGCCTCCAAAGGAGCGTCTGAGAGAGAAGGCGTTCCAGTACTGCCAACGCCTCATCGAGCAGAGCGATcgca AGGCAAGCAAACGGACAGATACAGACCTGCAGAAAGCG tGTCTGGTGGAGGCGGTGTGTATCCtggactgcgtgtgtgtggaggacgCCTCGCTGGTATACCGAGCGTTCCCGTGCATCAAGGCGCTCTTTGGTCGGCTCAGCTCAGACCTGTCTTTTGCCAGAGTGCTGCTGCCCATTGCACAGTTCTACCTCAACCATG GCGAGATGGCTGCAGTGGATTGTGAGAGTGTGTGGAAGCTGGTGTTTGGTCGATTCCCTGCGGAGTTGTTCAACGACCACTTCCTGGCACATGAGCTTCTACGCTTCCTCCGCCTGAACCTCGAGAACCTGCAGCTCCGGGTCCCACAGTACACCCACTGCTTTCCAAACCTGCTAAAG TTGTTGGCTTGGGACAGCCCTGCGGTGGTGGATGACTTTGTGGATCTGCTGCCCTCGCTGGTGACAGCTGGAACTGCAGTGGAGCTTCTCCACACTCTGCTGGACCTGCCCTGTCTCTCTGCCACGCTCGTCTTGCAACTCAG gtCAACTTGCTTGCCCATCTCTGAGCCAGGTGGGCGTGGCCTCCTGTCTCTTGATGCATTTCGTAGCCCCTCTTTCCGAGggcttttcctcttcctgcttcgAGGGGAAGCCGGCGCAG GTGACACAATGGACCGACTGAGCACGCTCCACGAGCTGCTTGCAGAGGCTGCTGATTGGCCGAGAGTTGTTCAGTGTGCCCAGACTGTCCCCGtgcttttgcacatttttttcaacacaGTCATCACG GTCTCTGATGAGAAGCTTTTAGCCCACTTGATTCTGGTGATGCTGGAGAGAAGCAGCCTCCTCCTCAACATCCCTAAATACATCAAAGAGATACACAG GGTGTTCAGCTGCCACCTGCTAAAGTTGTGCAAGCTCCAGCCCTCTCTGGTGGTGGACCAGTCTCACGAGCTGCTAGAGTTCGCCGGAGCCACGGCCAACGTCTACAGCAAAGAGGAAATCTACACGCATGTG GTGTGGGTGCTGGGAGAGTACCtgtctgtgtcatgtgactCCCGCTGCTCTGTGAgactcatcacttcctgttttgaggCTTTGGAGGCGGTGCTGTTTGAGATCACTTCATCTGCCCCGTCACCTGGAACGGCGTGCCCTGCCCCCAGAGTCATCGCCACACTAATGAGCGCTCTGGCTAAGCTGGCATCACGATCACATGACCTCATACCcag gGTGTCTCTGTTCCTCTCCAAGCTAAGAACGGTAGCCAGAGGAGGGTCAGTTGCCTGGTGCTCCGATGAAGAGGACCTTGTTGCCATAGTAACACGAGGTGAGGAGCTGTGGTCGCTACTAAAGGCCCCCGGTGTGGCCCAGAGCGTCCTGACCCCACCTCCACATGTCATGACACCCCAGTGGCACCGCGACACCAACCTGGCCATGCCACTGCAACTGCGGGCCCTCACCAACCTCACACTCTCACAAtga
- the mmd2a gene encoding monocyte to macrophage differentiation factor 2a produces the protein MDFKKTKFGRFMNCRVPASKRYQPTEYEHAANCATHGLWILPSLVGGSVLYFLSVDQWHRVAAWLYGGGLTGLFVTSTLFHTAAWKISHLRKLEQRFHMCDRMAIYFFIAASYSPWLMLRELGPWSCHMRWLIWVMACVGSTYVFFFHERYKLVELLGYVAMGTVPALVILSMVERAGVCELAVGGVFYVVGVVFFKSDGLVPFAHAIWHLFVAAGACIHYYAIWRYLYLPGQVLHTSR, from the exons gttcATGAACTGCAGGGTCCCAGCCAGCAAACGATACCAGCCCACCGAATATGAACATGCTGCCAACTGTGCCACACATGGG TTGTGGATCCTCCCAAGTCTGGTGGGCGGGTCTGtgctctacttcctgtctgtggacCAATGGCATCGCGTGGCTGCCTGGCTCTACGGAGGTGGTCTCACCGGCCTCTTCGTCACCTCGACACTCTTCCACACTGCTGCCTGGAAGATCAGCCACctacg GAAGTTGGAGCAGCGTTTCCACATGTGCGACAGAATGGCCATCTACTTCTTCATAGCCGCCTCCTACTCTCCCTG GTTGATGCTGAGGGAGCTGGGGCCCTGGTCCTGCCACATGCGCTGGCTGATATGGGTCATGGCCTGCGTAGGATCCACGTATGTCTTCTTTTTCCATGAGAG ATACAAGCTGGTGGAGCTGTTGGGATACGTGGCCATGGGGACTGTTCCTGCTTTGGTCATCCTGTCTATG GTGGagcgtgcaggtgtgtgtgaactgGCAGTGGGAGGTGTCTTCTATGTGGTGGGCGTGGTCTTCTTTAAGAGCGACGGCCTCGTCCCTTTCGCCCACGCCATCTGGCATCTCTTCGTTGCAGCGGGAGCCTGTATTCATTATTACGCCATCTGGAGGTACCTGTACCTACCTGGGCAAGTCCTGCACACGTCGAGGTGA